One window from the genome of Lentibacillus daqui encodes:
- a CDS encoding DUF4351 domain-containing protein, translating into MTVTTVVKEDSPSYTRHDQLFKQLINTFFEEFLEAFFPDIHYHIDFHSIQPYPQEVYTDLIQGNTRRLDIIVETKLKSTDTVIIVHIEPQNEKQGDFHERMFRYFSLLYNTYQKPIVPIAVFSYNEKWEQDEYTMEFPFAHVLTFQYLTLHLRKKNWRDYIKSDNPAAAALLSKMGYKKEEKVQVKIEFLRMMTRMELDPARERLIYGFFETYLTLSERRKKKWRRKSNSCLMRKK; encoded by the coding sequence TTGACAGTAACCACAGTAGTAAAAGAAGATTCTCCAAGTTACACCAGACATGACCAGCTATTTAAACAATTAATCAACACATTTTTTGAAGAATTTTTGGAAGCATTTTTTCCTGATATTCATTACCATATTGATTTTCATTCGATCCAACCTTATCCGCAAGAAGTTTACACAGATCTAATCCAAGGGAATACAAGAAGACTGGATATTATCGTAGAAACGAAACTAAAGAGTACAGATACCGTCATTATCGTTCACATTGAACCGCAAAATGAAAAACAAGGCGATTTTCATGAGCGGATGTTTCGTTATTTCAGTTTGTTGTATAATACGTATCAGAAACCAATTGTTCCGATCGCGGTATTTAGTTATAACGAAAAATGGGAACAGGATGAATATACGATGGAATTTCCGTTCGCTCATGTGTTGACGTTTCAATATTTGACGCTACACTTGCGTAAAAAGAACTGGAGAGACTATATCAAGTCTGACAATCCAGCAGCCGCGGCATTATTGAGTAAAATGGGTTATAAAAAGGAAGAAAAAGTACAGGTGAAAATCGAGTTTTTACGAATGATGACCCGAATGGAATTGGACCCGGCACGTGAGAGATTAATTTATGGCTTTTTCGAAACCTATTTAACACTGTCTGAAAGGAGGAAGAAGAAATGGCGAAGGAAATCAAACAGTTGCCTGATGCGGAAAAAATAA
- a CDS encoding lipopolysaccharide biosynthesis protein, with the protein MANGNNLLKNTILYTVANFGSKILVFFMLPLYTHYFTTAEYGLWDVVVTTATLLAPFITFELVAGVYRWLLGETDESKKQQIITTGAVIILRNLLLFNVVAVAVLLLTSIPYGWLALLYVDISIVVSFIQQCARGLGYNKLFALIGVLQTVITVALNLIFILIFHLRLDAFFYSAIIAGIGVTIVGWLTMKFSYYLSANAYSKSIIKSLLIYSMPIIPGAASWWVMTMSDRYFITVFLGMDDNGIYAVANKIPAILMMISSVFSLAWKDSAILAYDSIDKDNYYTNVFHHFFRLMTTSVICLALLTKPVLAIFIANNFYSSWKYIGFLLLATLVSAFSQFWAAGYHGAKKTNLIFISSLVGAAINVLVNLLLIQYIGLYAVAISTFVAFLVMWLMRVYFAGAYFHIQMNYRDMAVLLPLTAIAMIVPFIFNWVGIVISICLAILVFFIYNWGLITLVYENMKEIAVKWSRKTAEK; encoded by the coding sequence ATGGCAAATGGAAACAATTTATTAAAGAATACAATACTCTATACAGTTGCTAATTTCGGCTCAAAAATACTCGTCTTTTTCATGCTCCCACTGTACACCCATTATTTTACAACTGCAGAATACGGACTTTGGGATGTTGTGGTAACCACGGCAACATTGCTCGCACCATTTATTACGTTTGAATTAGTTGCTGGGGTTTACAGGTGGCTGCTCGGGGAAACGGATGAAAGCAAAAAGCAACAAATTATTACCACTGGAGCAGTCATTATTTTACGTAACCTGCTCCTTTTCAATGTGGTTGCTGTGGCCGTACTCCTATTGACTTCCATTCCATACGGCTGGCTTGCATTGTTATATGTAGATATCTCCATTGTCGTCAGTTTTATTCAGCAATGCGCAAGGGGGCTTGGGTACAATAAACTATTTGCCCTGATTGGGGTTCTGCAAACAGTGATCACAGTGGCGCTAAACCTTATTTTTATTCTGATTTTCCATTTACGGCTGGACGCATTTTTCTATTCGGCTATTATCGCTGGGATTGGAGTCACAATTGTTGGCTGGCTGACCATGAAATTTAGCTATTACCTATCAGCTAATGCTTACTCCAAAAGCATCATCAAATCCCTGCTCATCTATTCGATGCCGATCATCCCCGGGGCTGCCAGCTGGTGGGTAATGACTATGTCGGATCGGTATTTTATCACAGTATTTTTAGGGATGGACGATAATGGAATTTATGCGGTTGCGAACAAGATCCCCGCCATATTGATGATGATCAGCTCGGTCTTTTCGCTTGCCTGGAAAGACAGCGCGATCTTAGCGTATGATTCCATAGACAAGGATAACTATTATACAAACGTTTTTCATCATTTTTTCCGGTTAATGACCACATCAGTCATTTGCCTGGCATTGTTAACCAAACCTGTCTTGGCCATCTTCATTGCCAATAATTTTTATAGTTCTTGGAAATATATCGGATTTCTCTTGTTGGCAACGCTGGTAAGTGCATTCTCACAATTCTGGGCAGCTGGATATCACGGCGCCAAAAAAACCAACCTTATTTTCATTTCATCCTTGGTAGGCGCGGCTATTAATGTATTGGTAAACCTGCTATTGATCCAGTATATTGGGTTATATGCGGTAGCGATTTCGACCTTTGTCGCCTTTCTGGTCATGTGGCTTATGCGTGTATATTTTGCCGGGGCGTATTTCCATATTCAAATGAATTACCGGGACATGGCTGTTTTATTACCACTGACAGCAATCGCCATGATTGTTCCGTTTATCTTTAACTGGGTTGGGATCGTGATCAGCATTTGTCTGGCAATCCTGGTTTTTTTCATATACAACTGGGGATTAATCACATTAGTATATGAAAATATGAAGGAGATAGCCGTCAAATGGAGCCGGAAAACTGCGGAAAAGTGA
- a CDS encoding polysaccharide pyruvyl transferase family protein, with protein MKKVIIYAYTQFNLGDDLFIKILCERYPDTQFLLYAPRGYQKLFHMLPNLRVFPSDTLWFRGVRLLSRKLHLEHVLCNIIAKNYDMAVYIGGSLFIQGENWKKEFRNNKALKLTNKPFFLLGANFGPYDDDEFYIAYKKLFHTYTDICFRDRHSLELFRDLPQTRMAADIVFQLQMPTANTQEKMVVLTVIKPSIRKHLVNSDQLYYQKMSEVAIHFIERGYQVTLMAFCVIEQDDEALTAIKQRIPKHLIPNVATYVYQYHIDEALQILVQSSFIVASRFHAMILGWVMGKPVFPIVYSRKMTNVMQDLHFTGKYCDFDALHTLKANDVFASLNNSTINVSNPVKEAEEHFLLLDKYMK; from the coding sequence ATGAAAAAGGTGATCATTTATGCGTACACACAATTTAATCTGGGTGATGATTTATTTATAAAAATACTATGCGAACGCTATCCGGACACACAGTTTCTGCTTTATGCGCCACGTGGTTACCAAAAATTATTTCACATGTTACCGAATCTCCGGGTTTTCCCTAGCGATACATTATGGTTTCGTGGCGTCCGTTTATTATCCCGGAAACTTCATCTGGAACATGTTTTATGTAACATAATTGCCAAAAACTATGACATGGCAGTTTACATCGGGGGATCCCTTTTCATTCAAGGTGAAAATTGGAAGAAGGAGTTCAGGAACAATAAAGCATTAAAGTTAACAAATAAACCATTTTTTCTATTAGGGGCTAATTTCGGACCCTATGATGACGATGAATTCTATATAGCATATAAGAAGCTGTTTCATACATATACAGATATTTGTTTTCGCGACCGTCATTCACTTGAACTGTTCCGTGACTTGCCACAAACACGAATGGCCGCTGATATCGTTTTTCAATTGCAAATGCCAACAGCCAATACACAGGAAAAAATGGTCGTCCTAACTGTAATTAAGCCATCGATTCGCAAGCACTTGGTAAATAGTGATCAGCTGTATTATCAAAAAATGAGTGAGGTTGCGATTCACTTTATAGAGAGAGGATACCAGGTAACGCTAATGGCCTTTTGCGTAATCGAACAAGATGATGAGGCTCTCACTGCAATCAAACAACGTATTCCAAAACATTTGATCCCAAACGTCGCAACCTATGTATATCAATATCATATAGATGAAGCACTACAAATTCTGGTACAATCCAGCTTTATTGTCGCATCCAGATTCCATGCAATGATTCTTGGTTGGGTTATGGGAAAACCAGTATTTCCAATTGTGTATAGCCGAAAAATGACCAATGTTATGCAGGATTTACATTTTACCGGAAAATACTGTGATTTCGACGCATTGCATACATTAAAAGCAAATGATGTCTTTGCCAGCTTAAACAACAGTACAATCAATGTTTCCAATCCCGTGAAGGAAGCAGAGGAGCACTTTTTACTTTTGGATAAATACATGAAATAG
- the bla gene encoding class A beta-lactamase, producing the protein MNLRKPIFGTFKKLVPVLLLSCVALAGCSEDSAQPDPSESKNNNFAKLEDKFDARLGIYALDTGTDQTVTYRSNERFTYASTHKALAVGALLQQISIEDLNQRITYKHDDLVNYNPITEKHVDTGMTLRELCEASLRYSDNTAENLILKQLGGPDELKKALREIGDDVTNPERFEPELNEVKPGETHDTSTPKALASSLQSFVIGDALPKEKRLLLTDWLKGNATGDTLIRAGVPKNWVVADKSGSASYGTRNDIAVIWPPKKEPIVLAILSSHDEEEADTDDKLIELATKEVIDILKAK; encoded by the coding sequence ATGAATTTAAGGAAACCAATCTTTGGTACATTTAAGAAATTGGTACCTGTACTGCTTCTCTCATGTGTGGCACTTGCAGGTTGTTCAGAGGATAGTGCTCAACCCGATCCATCCGAATCAAAAAATAATAATTTTGCCAAACTGGAAGACAAATTTGATGCCAGACTTGGTATCTATGCGCTTGATACGGGTACAGACCAAACCGTCACTTACCGATCAAATGAGCGTTTTACGTATGCATCCACACATAAGGCTTTAGCTGTAGGTGCACTGCTACAGCAAATATCAATAGAAGACCTTAACCAAAGGATCACCTATAAGCACGATGACCTTGTAAATTATAATCCAATTACAGAGAAGCATGTTGATACAGGAATGACGCTGAGAGAACTATGTGAGGCTTCCCTAAGATATAGTGATAATACAGCAGAAAATCTTATCCTTAAGCAGTTGGGTGGACCTGATGAACTTAAAAAAGCACTCAGAGAAATTGGCGATGACGTGACAAATCCTGAACGATTCGAGCCGGAGTTAAATGAAGTGAAACCTGGTGAAACCCATGATACTAGTACACCCAAGGCGCTTGCTAGCAGTCTCCAGTCCTTCGTAATTGGTGACGCACTTCCAAAGGAGAAACGTTTGCTTTTAACAGATTGGCTTAAGGGAAATGCCACTGGTGATACATTGATTCGTGCAGGAGTACCAAAAAACTGGGTTGTAGCGGATAAATCTGGGTCAGCATCATATGGAACACGAAACGACATTGCTGTTATTTGGCCCCCGAAAAAAGAGCCGATTGTTTTAGCCATTCTTTCCAGCCATGATGAAGAGGAAGCGGATACTGATGATAAACTTATTGAACTGGCAACAAAAGAAGTAATCGACATTCTTAAAGCTAAATAA
- a CDS encoding glycerophosphodiester phosphodiesterase encodes MALNFAHRGSLTEAPENTLPAFQKALKHGARAVELDVQLTKDQQLVICHDHKLSRLNKDVKGLIKDFTLAEIKQIDVGAAFSEDFQGTTLSTLDELLAICPEDLLLNIEIKNIPVIYPGIEHILLDCLKQHNRIDHVIISSFDHMALAKMQELEPNIRLGMLFYYRMLHPWDYANSSGLNITSIHPNQVYVDQTFVQECKRLGYEVYPFTVNTKDRYEELISYGVDGVFSNNPEVFKQS; translated from the coding sequence TTGGCACTTAATTTCGCCCATCGTGGTTCACTTACGGAGGCGCCGGAAAACACACTACCAGCCTTTCAAAAAGCACTGAAACATGGTGCAAGGGCTGTAGAATTGGACGTTCAGCTGACAAAAGATCAACAGCTTGTCATTTGTCATGATCACAAACTATCGCGATTGAATAAGGATGTTAAGGGATTAATCAAGGATTTTACACTGGCGGAAATCAAACAAATTGATGTAGGTGCTGCCTTTTCCGAAGATTTTCAAGGCACCACACTGAGCACATTGGATGAATTGTTGGCAATTTGCCCCGAAGATCTGCTGTTAAATATCGAGATAAAAAATATTCCAGTCATTTATCCCGGGATAGAACATATTCTGCTCGATTGTCTGAAACAGCACAATCGGATAGATCATGTCATTATCTCATCATTTGACCACATGGCCTTGGCTAAAATGCAGGAGCTTGAACCAAACATCAGACTTGGCATGCTGTTTTATTATCGTATGTTACACCCATGGGACTACGCCAACAGTAGCGGGCTAAATATTACAAGTATCCATCCCAACCAAGTATATGTTGATCAAACGTTTGTTCAGGAGTGTAAACGGCTTGGTTATGAGGTTTATCCTTTTACGGTTAATACTAAGGATCGGTATGAGGAATTAATTTCATATGGGGTGGATGGCGTGTTTTCGAATAATCCGGAAGTGTTCAAGCAAAGCTAA
- a CDS encoding GlsB/YeaQ/YmgE family stress response membrane protein: MGVIWMIIVGGVIGWLGGLIASRDIPGGIIGNIIAGLIGSWLGTLLLGHWGPELAGIFIIPAIIGAVILVLILSFLFRAFRKS, from the coding sequence ATGGGTGTTATTTGGATGATCATAGTTGGTGGTGTGATTGGCTGGCTGGGTGGTCTGATCGCAAGCCGTGACATACCAGGAGGCATTATTGGTAATATTATTGCTGGATTAATTGGTTCGTGGCTTGGAACATTGCTACTTGGCCATTGGGGACCGGAACTGGCGGGTATTTTCATCATCCCAGCCATTATTGGTGCGGTTATCCTGGTGTTGATTCTAAGCTTTTTATTTCGCGCGTTCCGGAAATCTTAA